Proteins from a genomic interval of Synechococcus sp. A15-28:
- a CDS encoding ATP-dependent DNA ligase produces the protein MKAFQALFDQLDRMNGTNAKVTALADHFRSTPAEDSAWALHLMLGKRRRRLITGRRLRDILRDRGGLPEWLIADCHGQVGDSAETISLLWPAIRDQIQPQSTDLPPINAEQPLHWWMETLLPAIGALKDTEQADAVLSLWHALPDERHFIVNKLLTGGFRVGVSTGLISRALARAFALEDTLVVQRLMGGFTPSAAAFLALSRPQDPEEQQSSGVPYPFFLASPLEPERVLETPASAWRVEWKWDGIRGQLIHRGTGVYLWSRGEELVNDSFPELVDVATALPQGTVLDGEVICWREGDATPLGFDQLQRRLGRKTVGNTLKRECPMRFVAYDLLEIGGADIRQLPLHERQQQLDDVLSHVDHGEAWRLHRSPSWGLNSWSVLEEQRNNARQHKAEGLMLKAVDSPYLSGRKRGHWWKHKLEPMTLDAVLLYAQAGSGRRANLFTDYTFGLWNEEEPPQLVTFAKAYSGLNDEEILELDRWIRRNTLQRFGPARSVKADLVFEIGFEGIHPSKRHKSGIAVRFPRILRWRQDKPAEEADCLGAAQTLLESTAT, from the coding sequence ATGAAGGCCTTCCAGGCCCTGTTCGATCAACTGGATCGGATGAATGGAACCAACGCCAAGGTCACGGCACTGGCGGACCACTTCCGCAGCACACCAGCGGAGGATTCCGCCTGGGCCCTTCACTTGATGCTCGGTAAACGGCGCAGGCGACTGATCACCGGCCGGCGGTTGAGAGACATCCTGCGGGATCGGGGTGGACTGCCGGAATGGCTGATCGCCGACTGCCATGGACAGGTTGGCGATTCCGCCGAAACGATCAGCCTGCTCTGGCCCGCCATCAGGGATCAAATTCAACCCCAATCAACGGATCTGCCCCCCATCAATGCAGAGCAACCGTTGCACTGGTGGATGGAAACCCTGCTGCCTGCCATCGGTGCTCTGAAGGACACCGAACAGGCCGATGCTGTGCTCAGCCTCTGGCATGCCCTGCCGGATGAACGCCATTTCATCGTCAACAAGTTGCTCACCGGGGGCTTCCGCGTCGGTGTGTCCACCGGCCTGATCAGCCGGGCTCTGGCCAGGGCCTTTGCCCTGGAGGACACCCTGGTGGTGCAGAGGTTGATGGGGGGATTCACGCCTTCAGCGGCCGCGTTTCTTGCCTTGTCTCGGCCGCAGGATCCCGAAGAACAGCAATCCAGCGGCGTCCCCTACCCCTTCTTTCTGGCCAGTCCACTGGAGCCCGAACGTGTGTTGGAGACACCCGCCAGCGCCTGGCGGGTTGAGTGGAAATGGGATGGCATCCGTGGTCAACTGATCCATCGCGGCACGGGCGTTTATCTCTGGAGCCGGGGTGAAGAGCTGGTGAACGACAGCTTTCCGGAGCTCGTGGATGTGGCGACTGCCCTGCCGCAGGGAACGGTGCTGGATGGGGAGGTGATCTGCTGGCGCGAAGGCGATGCAACACCCCTGGGATTTGATCAGTTGCAGCGGCGTCTCGGCCGCAAAACAGTGGGCAACACGCTGAAGCGTGAGTGTCCGATGCGGTTTGTCGCCTACGACCTGCTGGAGATTGGCGGCGCCGACATCCGGCAGCTGCCTCTGCATGAACGACAACAACAGCTCGACGATGTGCTGAGCCATGTCGACCATGGCGAGGCATGGCGTCTGCACCGCAGCCCCAGCTGGGGGCTGAACAGCTGGAGTGTGCTCGAGGAACAGCGCAACAACGCCCGTCAGCACAAGGCGGAGGGTCTGATGCTGAAGGCTGTTGACTCCCCTTACCTCAGCGGCCGAAAGCGTGGTCATTGGTGGAAACACAAGCTTGAGCCGATGACCCTCGATGCCGTGCTCCTCTACGCCCAGGCTGGTAGCGGACGACGGGCCAACCTCTTCACCGATTACACCTTCGGGCTCTGGAATGAAGAGGAACCACCCCAGCTGGTGACCTTCGCCAAGGCCTATTCAGGGTTGAATGATGAGGAGATTCTTGAACTGGATCGCTGGATTCGCCGCAATACCCTGCAACGGTTCGGACCGGCACGGTCCGTGAAAGCGGACCTGGTGTTTGAGATCGGATTTGAAGGAATTCATCCGTCCAAACGTCACAAATCCGGCATTGCCGTGCGTTTCCCCAGGATTCTGCGCTGGCGTCAAGACAAACCAGCCGAAGAGGCTGATTGCCTTGGCGCCGCGCAAACACTGCTCGAAAGCACGGCAACATGA
- a CDS encoding alpha-amylase family glycosyl hydrolase: MADLKHQMFDDPVDFRSEVIYFLIVDRFHDGHDVAGDQEGSEKEEAKGLFDKSRQDWGKYWGGNLQGIINKIDYLKELGVTALWLSPLFEQVSNLQFSRAPMHGYWTRDFKRINPRFVKVGESTSISQSPTLKTLVDACHAAGIKIVLDIVCNHSSPDINGSKGVVLDDGQPLADFNHDHNGFYYHEGEITDWEDEYQLIHLEMMGLATFNEKNIHYRNYIKSAIQMWLDAGVDALRVDTLKHMPIWFWQEFTTAMKAHKPGLFMFGEYGFSKPWEQRSVDYANNIGMSILDFGLCDGIRFCFSGQEPGGFHQVERVLNYDRVYQRANELVTFIDNHDMPRFLSIVPDSRKLDLALVLLTTLRGVPCLFYGTEQYLNNGTNGGQDPYNRPMMESWDMSSHSFKLVQTLLDLRHRNQALSLGSHHTAWINDDFYLYTRNFRDSAVMVMVNKSDDDHVVDAENIQMPDGSYTCLITGFPVNITNGRLQGYRVHGNSAMVISAAGVPVEAPLVVVFQINGFETQPGQSIAIIGDCDKMGHWDHAKAYGMEYVNQNTWTATVGFNRSGPSVLNFKFIVFQENSEPIVEYLINRKTVLPQEGRIAVDCFWNHAN; encoded by the coding sequence TTGGCCGATCTCAAGCATCAGATGTTTGATGACCCGGTCGATTTCAGGTCTGAAGTGATTTATTTCCTGATTGTTGACCGTTTTCACGATGGTCACGATGTTGCTGGTGATCAGGAGGGTTCGGAAAAAGAAGAGGCCAAGGGGCTTTTTGACAAGTCCAGGCAAGACTGGGGGAAATACTGGGGTGGCAATCTGCAGGGAATTATTAACAAGATTGATTATTTAAAGGAGCTTGGTGTAACTGCGCTTTGGTTGTCTCCCCTGTTTGAACAGGTCAGCAATCTGCAGTTCAGTCGTGCACCGATGCATGGATATTGGACCCGTGATTTCAAACGGATCAATCCACGCTTCGTCAAGGTCGGCGAGTCAACCAGCATTTCGCAGTCTCCAACCCTCAAGACTCTTGTGGATGCCTGTCATGCGGCTGGTATCAAGATTGTGCTGGATATTGTTTGCAACCATAGTTCGCCTGATATCAATGGAAGCAAGGGTGTCGTGCTGGATGATGGTCAGCCCCTGGCTGATTTCAACCATGATCACAATGGTTTTTACTACCATGAAGGTGAAATTACTGATTGGGAAGATGAATATCAGCTGATCCATCTTGAGATGATGGGGTTGGCAACATTTAATGAAAAAAATATTCATTATCGCAATTACATCAAGTCGGCAATTCAGATGTGGCTTGATGCCGGTGTCGATGCCTTGCGCGTCGACACGCTCAAACATATGCCGATCTGGTTCTGGCAGGAATTCACCACAGCCATGAAGGCTCACAAGCCAGGGCTGTTCATGTTTGGTGAGTATGGCTTCAGCAAGCCTTGGGAGCAAAGGTCTGTTGATTACGCCAACAACATCGGCATGTCCATTCTTGATTTCGGTCTCTGTGATGGCATCCGCTTTTGCTTTTCTGGCCAGGAGCCTGGCGGCTTCCATCAGGTGGAACGGGTGCTGAACTATGACCGTGTCTATCAACGTGCCAATGAATTGGTGACGTTCATTGACAACCACGACATGCCGCGGTTCCTGTCCATTGTTCCGGATTCCCGCAAGCTGGATCTGGCCCTGGTCCTTTTAACCACGCTCCGTGGTGTTCCCTGTCTGTTCTATGGAACAGAGCAATACCTGAACAATGGAACCAATGGTGGTCAGGATCCCTACAACCGTCCAATGATGGAGTCCTGGGATATGTCAAGTCACTCGTTCAAGCTGGTCCAGACCTTGCTGGATCTGCGTCATCGCAACCAGGCTCTATCCCTCGGATCGCACCATACAGCTTGGATCAATGACGATTTCTACCTCTACACACGTAATTTTCGCGATTCCGCGGTGATGGTGATGGTCAACAAGAGTGATGATGATCATGTTGTTGATGCTGAAAATATTCAGATGCCCGATGGTTCCTACACCTGTTTGATCACAGGCTTTCCCGTGAACATCACTAACGGTCGCCTGCAGGGATATCGCGTACATGGCAATTCGGCCATGGTGATCAGTGCCGCAGGAGTTCCAGTGGAGGCCCCCCTGGTGGTGGTGTTCCAGATCAACGGATTTGAGACACAACCCGGTCAATCAATTGCCATTATTGGTGATTGTGACAAGATGGGCCATTGGGATCACGCCAAGGCCTATGGCATGGAATACGTCAATCAGAACACCTGGACAGCAACCGTCGGGTTCAATCGTTCGGGACCATCCGTTCTGAACTTCAAGTTCATTGTGTTCCAGGAGAATAGTGAGCCCATCGTCGAATATCTGATCAATCGCAAGACTGTTCTTCCCCAGGAAGGTCGGATTGCCGTTGACTGTTTCTGGAATCATGCCAATTGA
- a CDS encoding ligase-associated DNA damage response DEXH box helicase gives MRALDPIREWFDHQGWTPLPFQQATWEAYLEGHSGLIQVPTGSGKTFAAVMGPIARMLNEDPAPQGIRLLYLTPLRALSRDLALAMREPIKQMKWPLRVGIRNGDSSSSERAKQLKTPPQILVTTPESLTLLLSNPKAEELFSGLQTVVLDEWHELMGSKRGSQTELCLSWLRQLCPRLQTWAISATIGNLEQAARHALGANGDPLIVGGAPTRSTDIHSILPESIDGFPWAGHLGLRMYEELVARLNPGVSTLLFTNTRNQSERWHQCLRFACPEMEDALALHHSAIDRSEREAIEAAVKAGDIRWVVCTSSLDLGVDFQPVEQVVQIGSPKNLARLLQRAGRSAHLPGGTSQVLFMPTNALELLELSAVRRGLEDGLVEQRKPPIAPMDVLLQHLTSLACGPGFDPDRTLESIRSCAAYSDLSQQDWDWCLLFLEQGGECLTAYPRYRKLEWDGETSRYRIRDKAIARLHRLNIGTITAAPAITVRFVRGAVLGHVEETFISQLKPKDVFFFSGRQLEFVRLRDMTAYVKVSTRKTRTVPAWAGGQMALSDLLTHHLRLEVDRASRGELDTPELKALEPLFERQQDLSVLPKIGQLLIETCTTREGTHLYAYPFEGRFVHEGIGFLWASRLTRLERGTITVSVNDYGFELLAPKGYPMAELVEDHSDLLLDRQNLKRDLQNALNLSELQRRRFRAIAQIAGLMNRGFPGSSKSTGQLQISASLLFDVFSRHEPENRLLRQAQREVLEEQLELPRLEAALERAAVQEWLHVSTPRPGPLAFPLLVERLNNRMSNESVLERVQRMRDEALRRED, from the coding sequence GTGCGCGCGCTTGATCCGATCCGTGAGTGGTTTGACCACCAGGGCTGGACTCCTCTCCCCTTTCAACAGGCCACGTGGGAGGCCTACCTCGAGGGCCACAGTGGCCTGATCCAAGTGCCCACGGGATCCGGCAAGACCTTTGCGGCGGTGATGGGGCCGATCGCCCGAATGCTGAATGAAGACCCAGCTCCCCAGGGCATTCGCCTCTTGTATCTCACTCCCCTGCGAGCCCTCAGTCGCGACCTGGCACTGGCCATGCGCGAGCCGATCAAGCAGATGAAGTGGCCACTACGGGTTGGCATCCGCAACGGCGACAGCAGCAGCAGCGAACGCGCGAAACAACTGAAAACGCCGCCACAGATCCTGGTGACGACACCGGAGTCCCTCACACTGCTGCTGAGCAACCCCAAAGCGGAGGAGCTGTTCAGCGGACTGCAGACGGTGGTGCTGGATGAATGGCACGAATTGATGGGAAGCAAACGCGGTAGCCAGACGGAGCTTTGTCTGAGCTGGTTGCGTCAGCTGTGCCCCAGGCTCCAGACCTGGGCCATCAGCGCCACCATCGGCAACTTGGAACAGGCGGCACGCCATGCCCTCGGCGCAAACGGCGACCCGTTGATCGTGGGTGGTGCCCCGACCCGCAGCACCGACATCCACAGCATCCTCCCGGAATCCATCGATGGTTTTCCCTGGGCCGGACATCTGGGGTTACGGATGTACGAGGAGTTGGTGGCGCGGCTCAATCCGGGGGTCAGCACGTTGCTGTTCACCAACACACGTAATCAGTCGGAACGCTGGCACCAGTGCCTGCGCTTTGCCTGCCCGGAAATGGAAGACGCCCTGGCCCTGCATCACAGCGCCATTGACCGCAGTGAACGGGAGGCGATCGAAGCTGCCGTCAAAGCCGGCGATATCCGTTGGGTGGTGTGCACCAGCTCCCTGGATCTTGGAGTGGATTTCCAACCGGTGGAACAGGTGGTGCAGATCGGCAGCCCCAAGAACCTGGCGCGACTGCTGCAACGCGCAGGGCGTTCAGCCCACTTGCCCGGCGGCACCTCTCAGGTGCTGTTCATGCCCACGAATGCCCTGGAACTGCTGGAACTGAGTGCCGTGCGGCGGGGCCTTGAGGACGGACTGGTGGAACAGCGCAAACCACCGATTGCACCAATGGATGTGCTGCTGCAGCACCTCACGAGCCTGGCCTGCGGTCCTGGCTTTGACCCCGATCGCACCCTTGAGTCCATTCGAAGCTGCGCTGCCTACAGCGATCTATCGCAGCAGGACTGGGACTGGTGCCTGCTGTTCCTGGAACAGGGCGGCGAATGCCTGACGGCGTATCCCCGTTACCGGAAACTGGAATGGGATGGGGAAACAAGTCGCTACCGGATCCGAGACAAAGCGATTGCCCGGCTGCATCGGCTCAACATCGGCACGATCACGGCCGCACCGGCCATCACGGTGCGCTTTGTGCGAGGGGCCGTGCTGGGCCATGTGGAAGAGACCTTCATCAGCCAGCTGAAGCCGAAGGATGTGTTCTTTTTCTCGGGTCGGCAGCTGGAATTCGTCCGCCTCCGAGACATGACGGCTTACGTGAAGGTGAGCACCCGCAAAACGCGTACCGTTCCCGCCTGGGCCGGCGGCCAGATGGCGCTGTCCGACCTGCTCACCCATCACCTGCGGCTGGAGGTGGACCGTGCCAGCCGCGGTGAGCTGGACACTCCTGAACTGAAGGCGCTTGAGCCACTGTTCGAACGCCAACAGGACCTGTCCGTGCTGCCGAAGATCGGCCAGCTGTTGATCGAAACCTGCACCACCCGCGAGGGCACCCACCTTTATGCCTACCCCTTTGAAGGACGCTTCGTGCATGAGGGGATCGGGTTTCTCTGGGCGTCCCGTCTCACCCGATTGGAGCGAGGAACGATCACGGTTTCCGTCAACGACTACGGATTCGAGCTGTTGGCTCCCAAGGGCTACCCCATGGCCGAACTGGTGGAGGATCACAGCGATCTGCTGCTGGACCGACAGAACCTCAAGCGAGATCTGCAAAACGCCTTGAACCTCTCCGAACTGCAACGACGTCGCTTCCGCGCCATCGCCCAGATCGCCGGATTGATGAATCGCGGCTTTCCAGGGTCCAGCAAGAGCACGGGACAGCTGCAGATCAGCGCATCGCTGCTGTTTGACGTGTTCAGCCGGCATGAACCGGAGAATCGCCTGCTGCGTCAGGCCCAACGTGAAGTGCTCGAGGAACAACTCGAACTGCCGCGACTGGAGGCCGCCCTGGAGCGGGCCGCGGTCCAGGAGTGGCTGCACGTGTCAACACCCCGACCGGGTCCACTGGCGTTTCCCCTGCTGGTGGAACGACTCAACAACCGCATGAGCAATGAATCTGTCCTCGAGCGGGTTCAGCGCATGCGGGATGAAGCCCTGCGGCGGGAAGACTGA
- a CDS encoding methylglyoxal synthase codes for MKTIQLIEFLSTSSDLSDVLSDEEVIAFAPNLGLETVSADTVLRKEGEPDCSLLIVVSGEVRLSHDGNEITKLHPGQIFGEGVFSEDGTSFEQATCTVDSVVARLALKNFEKFLQTDAKAAQKLKEHYTNLHHQRLHEVEGLSFRDQRKFLALVAHNEMKPSLMEFAKSHQDKLRRFHLIATGTTGIKLYQETGLMLSKKVASGPLGGDQAIGKMISESSILGMIFFRDPLSAHPHHADIEALGRLCDVYQVPFATNPGGAAAILNHLLVDHPEEAVIPNRVLEHYRNQQKKVVSAP; via the coding sequence ATGAAAACGATCCAACTGATCGAGTTTCTAAGCACCAGCAGTGATCTCAGCGATGTTCTGAGCGATGAGGAAGTCATTGCCTTCGCTCCGAATCTGGGCCTTGAAACAGTGTCTGCAGACACGGTTTTAAGGAAAGAAGGAGAGCCGGACTGCAGCCTGCTGATCGTGGTAAGCGGAGAAGTTCGACTCAGTCACGACGGCAATGAGATCACCAAACTCCATCCCGGGCAAATTTTTGGTGAGGGAGTGTTTTCAGAAGATGGGACCAGCTTCGAGCAGGCAACCTGCACCGTTGACAGTGTTGTTGCACGATTGGCACTGAAGAATTTTGAAAAGTTTCTTCAAACAGATGCCAAAGCAGCACAGAAGCTGAAAGAGCACTACACGAATCTGCACCATCAACGCTTGCACGAAGTTGAAGGGCTCAGCTTCAGGGACCAGAGAAAATTCCTGGCGCTTGTCGCTCACAACGAGATGAAACCAAGCCTGATGGAATTCGCAAAATCTCATCAGGACAAATTGCGCAGGTTTCATCTGATTGCTACTGGAACAACAGGCATCAAGCTCTATCAGGAAACAGGATTGATGCTTTCGAAGAAGGTTGCCTCTGGCCCCCTTGGAGGGGATCAGGCGATTGGAAAAATGATTTCCGAAAGCAGCATCCTTGGAATGATCTTCTTTCGGGATCCGCTGTCTGCCCATCCCCACCATGCCGATATCGAGGCTTTAGGACGGCTGTGTGATGTCTATCAGGTGCCCTTTGCCACGAACCCAGGTGGTGCTGCCGCCATTCTCAACCACCTGTTGGTGGATCATCCGGAGGAAGCAGTGATTCCCAATCGCGTGCTGGAGCACTACAGAAATCAGCAGAAAAAGGTTGTTTCGGCTCCATGA
- the chrA gene encoding chromate efflux transporter, translating to MSNSWVNFIGLYLRIGLLGFGGPQAHIAMLRDEVVNTRGWVDGNRFDEGLGLCEALPGPASSQMAIYLGWLQRGWIGGLISGICFLLPGLLIVLGLSELWRNGQSIPSFTTALQTLQPVIAAIIWAFAWKLMGSRRAGWQRVTAVLVMLGGLINAFTPLTLPAGLLLLLAGLSRWLSSQPPPAPTPPSAGNTGLLTPIPLATAPLLVSSWGLLGQLFAVFFKTGLLVFGGGLVIIPLLEQQVVTLGWLNSAQFLDGVAIGQISPGPVVLTSAFVGYQAGWQEGGGSYAVLAACVATAAIFLPSFLFILAGSPVLQRLRHQPAVKTVLSGVLAGVPGAVAGAALPLTLTAVGNGVMGLQLLLFSLALWLSVTGRMKPLPLIGASLMIGLLLEWLG from the coding sequence ATGAGCAACTCCTGGGTCAATTTCATTGGCCTTTATCTGCGGATTGGACTTCTCGGTTTTGGTGGACCCCAGGCCCACATCGCCATGCTTCGGGACGAGGTCGTCAACACCCGTGGCTGGGTTGATGGCAACCGCTTTGATGAAGGTCTGGGACTCTGTGAAGCACTCCCCGGTCCAGCCTCCAGCCAGATGGCGATCTACCTGGGCTGGCTGCAGCGTGGCTGGATCGGGGGCCTGATCAGCGGCATTTGTTTTCTGCTGCCGGGGCTGTTGATCGTGCTGGGCCTGAGTGAGCTCTGGCGCAATGGACAGTCGATCCCGAGTTTCACCACCGCGCTGCAGACCCTGCAACCGGTGATCGCGGCCATCATCTGGGCCTTTGCCTGGAAGCTCATGGGCAGCCGCCGAGCTGGATGGCAACGCGTCACCGCTGTCCTGGTGATGCTGGGGGGACTGATCAACGCATTCACGCCACTGACCCTGCCCGCGGGACTGTTGCTGTTGCTGGCCGGTCTGAGCCGATGGTTGAGTTCTCAACCGCCACCAGCACCCACGCCACCTTCGGCAGGCAATACTGGGTTGCTGACACCGATCCCCCTGGCCACAGCTCCCCTGCTGGTGAGCTCATGGGGCTTGCTAGGCCAGCTGTTCGCCGTGTTTTTCAAAACTGGCTTGCTGGTGTTCGGCGGGGGATTGGTGATCATCCCCTTGCTTGAGCAGCAGGTGGTGACCCTGGGCTGGCTCAACTCCGCCCAGTTCCTCGATGGCGTCGCCATCGGTCAGATTTCACCGGGTCCCGTTGTGCTCACCAGTGCATTCGTCGGTTATCAGGCCGGCTGGCAGGAGGGGGGAGGCAGCTACGCCGTCCTGGCGGCCTGTGTGGCAACGGCTGCCATTTTTCTTCCCAGCTTCCTGTTCATCCTGGCGGGATCGCCTGTCCTGCAACGGTTGCGCCATCAACCCGCAGTGAAGACGGTGCTGAGTGGGGTGCTGGCAGGGGTGCCTGGAGCCGTGGCGGGGGCAGCTCTCCCACTGACGTTGACGGCTGTGGGGAACGGAGTGATGGGGTTACAGCTGCTGTTGTTCAGCCTGGCCCTTTGGCTGAGCGTGACCGGACGCATGAAACCGCTTCCCCTCATTGGCGCATCCCTGATGATCGGGCTGTTGCTGGAGTGGCTGGGCTGA
- a CDS encoding DUF1543 domain-containing protein, whose product MKLFLVVLGGRCRGCHTEQHDVRWVVGDTIEDTYPQLIKQWIGLRRGLHLDSYRAVERVDNHRVEVVPGAAALKQTTPDLQLWFVNLGAYDPTSMAERHHFGLVVARSTAAAKASAKRRWLKGLEQIHKDDLHGVMQEPELDDLLPIDGNGQWHLQLTPLNEGVDPPDSPDWYGYGLI is encoded by the coding sequence ATGAAGCTGTTCCTGGTGGTGCTGGGGGGGCGTTGTCGTGGCTGCCACACCGAACAGCACGACGTGCGATGGGTGGTGGGAGACACGATCGAAGACACATACCCCCAGTTGATCAAGCAATGGATCGGACTGCGGCGCGGACTTCACCTCGACAGTTATCGCGCCGTTGAACGCGTCGACAACCACAGGGTGGAGGTGGTCCCGGGTGCTGCTGCCTTGAAGCAGACGACTCCAGATCTCCAACTCTGGTTCGTCAATCTCGGGGCTTACGACCCAACCTCGATGGCGGAGCGCCATCACTTCGGGCTGGTGGTGGCACGATCCACAGCTGCCGCCAAGGCGTCAGCCAAGCGTCGGTGGCTCAAGGGACTGGAGCAGATCCACAAGGACGATCTGCATGGCGTGATGCAGGAGCCGGAGCTCGACGACCTGTTACCCATTGATGGCAACGGGCAATGGCATCTACAGCTGACGCCCCTGAATGAGGGCGTGGATCCGCCGGACAGTCCCGATTGGTACGGCTACGGCTTGATCTGA
- a CDS encoding molecular chaperone DnaJ — MAKTSGFGGASGGFGGGIGSAGKKAAKCKPGKANHRREQCPMGRDPDIEAIKARQSLGLPLTGRLTEQQVKRAHKLLAVKHHPDKGGDPEMMTRYNNARDVLLEPEMEAIVG; from the coding sequence GTGGCGAAAACGTCTGGGTTCGGTGGTGCTAGCGGCGGATTCGGTGGTGGCATCGGTTCAGCCGGTAAGAAGGCCGCCAAGTGCAAGCCTGGCAAAGCCAACCATCGCCGCGAACAGTGCCCGATGGGCCGCGACCCTGACATCGAGGCCATCAAGGCCCGTCAGAGCCTTGGATTGCCTCTCACCGGCCGATTGACAGAACAGCAGGTGAAGCGCGCTCACAAGCTGCTTGCGGTGAAGCATCACCCCGACAAGGGCGGTGATCCAGAGATGATGACGCGTTACAACAACGCCCGCGATGTGCTCCTGGAGCCTGAGATGGAAGCGATCGTCGGTTGA